A single Paenibacillus kribbensis DNA region contains:
- a CDS encoding helix-turn-helix domain-containing protein: protein MEKENAQGTISDAEFIQLLNLARSGDQEAMFRILQLFEEDIQKTSRYIRMSREDAVQSIMTDFIEELRQ, encoded by the coding sequence ATGGAAAAAGAAAATGCTCAAGGAACTATCTCGGATGCTGAGTTCATCCAACTGCTCAATTTAGCACGAAGTGGGGATCAGGAGGCCATGTTCAGGATACTTCAATTGTTCGAGGAAGACATTCAGAAAACCAGCCGGTATATCCGTATGTCCCGTGAGGATGCCGTTCAAAGTATTATGACTGATTTTATCGAAGAATTACGGCAATAA
- a CDS encoding esterase/lipase family protein translates to MRKITVLMLIFLLSVTLVPVDAFAGSTTPEPPKEAPGSWAEGPPPNRIDPAKPALLFVHGLNSSAEVWTKNNNDMLQRARDAGYQTATINLYDANGTSQDMWDNGKLLADKIKVISNHFGKKLIVIAHSKGGVDTQTALVYNGAAPYVQRVITLSSPHHGSQLADLAYSSWAGWLADIIGSQNPGTSTLQTSYMKYFRSKTDALSNATTIPFFTFAGDSWSDGTASYILGGLYLSTFGKNDGVVTVDNAKLPGGRVVKVGPWDHAKVRTGSYVFSLIQPYLQANTPALNQEAEALSAASALTASALQSSYSEIDNSYFIRGGDYNGKASEILTIENGVKSIDLDWISDKRVSQLELIKPDGTREIINLKAGYDDEIFAGAWHHNAVIQNPKPGAYKLNVTLADQGAYLLIARYHAVQVPELKYKFNAVGPKLNLEPQDSKDSTNTVTQVTYQVQYYGDPQQGTPLAPKGLTLQQKTVNPTGQIELSKADKPGLYSVTYEINGTTEAGYPYRRTAVQSIYIDADGNKYVH, encoded by the coding sequence TTGAGAAAGATCACCGTTTTAATGCTTATTTTTTTATTATCTGTCACCCTTGTCCCCGTTGACGCTTTTGCAGGCTCCACTACACCTGAACCCCCGAAAGAAGCCCCCGGGAGCTGGGCAGAAGGCCCGCCACCTAATCGCATTGATCCTGCCAAGCCCGCACTATTGTTTGTACATGGTTTGAACAGCAGCGCTGAAGTCTGGACCAAGAATAACAACGATATGCTTCAGCGCGCACGTGACGCCGGATACCAGACGGCCACCATTAATCTGTACGATGCCAACGGCACCTCACAGGATATGTGGGACAATGGCAAGCTTCTAGCCGACAAAATCAAGGTCATTAGTAATCACTTTGGAAAAAAGCTCATCGTCATCGCCCACAGCAAAGGTGGAGTAGATACTCAAACCGCTCTCGTATATAACGGAGCCGCCCCCTATGTACAACGTGTCATCACCCTCAGCAGTCCTCATCATGGCTCACAACTTGCAGACCTCGCCTACAGCAGTTGGGCCGGATGGCTGGCAGATATCATCGGCTCCCAGAATCCCGGCACCTCTACTTTACAAACATCTTATATGAAGTATTTCCGATCGAAGACCGATGCACTCAGCAACGCGACTACAATTCCATTCTTCACGTTTGCTGGTGATAGCTGGTCCGACGGCACCGCTTCCTACATACTGGGCGGACTTTACCTCTCAACCTTTGGCAAAAATGATGGAGTAGTCACCGTCGACAATGCCAAGCTTCCCGGTGGACGTGTGGTCAAAGTCGGACCCTGGGATCATGCCAAGGTTCGTACAGGCTCCTACGTCTTCTCCCTGATCCAACCCTACCTCCAAGCGAACACTCCAGCATTGAATCAGGAAGCTGAGGCACTTTCAGCAGCATCTGCCCTGACTGCTTCTGCTTTACAATCCTCCTACAGTGAGATCGACAATTCATACTTTATCCGCGGCGGAGACTATAATGGAAAAGCCTCCGAAATCCTCACCATTGAAAATGGTGTCAAATCCATTGATCTGGACTGGATCAGCGATAAACGTGTAAGTCAGCTTGAGCTGATCAAGCCTGACGGTACCCGCGAGATCATTAATCTGAAAGCAGGTTATGATGACGAAATTTTTGCTGGTGCCTGGCATCATAACGCCGTCATTCAAAATCCAAAACCGGGTGCCTATAAACTGAACGTCACGCTTGCTGACCAAGGAGCGTATCTCCTGATCGCTCGCTATCATGCCGTTCAGGTGCCTGAACTAAAATACAAGTTCAATGCAGTCGGTCCGAAGCTGAATCTGGAACCACAAGATTCTAAAGACAGCACAAACACCGTTACACAAGTCACTTACCAGGTTCAATACTACGGTGACCCGCAGCAAGGAACCCCTTTAGCGCCCAAGGGTTTGACGTTACAGCAAAAAACCGTTAACCCTACCGGACAAATCGAGCTTTCCAAAGCGGACAAGCCCGGTCTTTATTCCGTAACCTATGAAATTAACGGCACGACGGAAGCCGGCTATCCTTACCGCCGCACGGCAGTTCAATCCATCTATATTGATGCTGACGGAAATAAGTATGTACATTAA
- a CDS encoding YhcN/YlaJ family sporulation lipoprotein, producing the protein MPGTKKIISLTISAALLASMATLTGCGTAKNVRTNATRYNVQSTRPLDGVNRIDGVNRYGVDGVNRIDGVNRYGVRSNGVDGVPLNPNTNVPGHPVRNLKVDRNLSKRIAELPDVKSATVLVGDRNAYVAVSLKDHANATGVGTPSATSTQHYRNAPSVSGVNGTRGGYTTGTTTPGVTDGVTGYGTPARRGDGLYGTMGTGSYGMIRGLTDGTRTDGTTVQGARTAYEPSTLTEAVKSKISHKVKQFAPSIQQVYVSANPDFIKHSTDFARSVQSGHPIKGMSTQLVDIIQRVFPTPAAGTNRPITSPTRPQNYTPAPMNYR; encoded by the coding sequence ATGCCAGGAACTAAGAAGATCATCAGTTTGACGATTTCTGCTGCTTTACTTGCCAGCATGGCTACTTTGACAGGGTGTGGGACTGCGAAAAACGTCCGTACGAACGCTACCCGCTATAACGTGCAAAGCACACGTCCTTTGGATGGTGTGAACCGTATTGATGGTGTAAATCGTTATGGTGTGGATGGTGTAAACCGCATTGATGGTGTGAACCGTTATGGGGTTAGGTCCAACGGTGTGGACGGGGTGCCATTGAACCCGAACACCAATGTTCCCGGACATCCAGTTCGTAATTTGAAAGTCGATCGCAATTTGTCCAAGCGTATAGCCGAGTTGCCGGATGTTAAATCTGCGACCGTACTGGTTGGTGATCGCAATGCTTATGTAGCGGTTTCCCTGAAGGACCATGCCAACGCAACTGGTGTGGGTACTCCAAGCGCCACCAGTACTCAGCATTACAGAAATGCACCGAGCGTGAGTGGTGTTAATGGTACGCGCGGGGGCTATACAACAGGTACCACTACGCCCGGAGTGACAGATGGGGTTACCGGATACGGAACACCTGCGCGTCGTGGTGACGGATTATACGGCACAATGGGTACAGGTTCTTATGGTATGATTCGTGGCTTGACCGACGGTACCCGCACAGATGGCACTACAGTTCAGGGTGCACGAACTGCGTATGAGCCTAGCACGCTGACCGAAGCGGTCAAAAGTAAAATTTCCCACAAGGTTAAGCAATTTGCGCCGTCGATTCAACAGGTGTATGTATCAGCCAACCCTGATTTTATCAAGCATAGCACCGACTTTGCACGCAGTGTACAAAGTGGTCATCCGATCAAAGGAATGAGTACCCAATTGGTGGATATCATTCAACGCGTTTTTCCAACCCCTGCGGCTGGTACGAACCGTCCAATTACATCACCAACACGTCCACAAAATTATACGCCTGCACCTATGAATTATCGCTAA
- the nagA gene encoding N-acetylglucosamine-6-phosphate deacetylase: MNSDESSGSITQLLYGQVVVGNDMIEKGVVVIQGQSIVYAGSEEDLPADWTSVDKASHTDGTAEAASMVRLEGGYLLPGFIDIHVHGGNGEDFMDSSPRVLDTITSFHGSQGTTAMLATTMTAPKEQIDRVLGEVHAYMAQPMPHAQLEGVHLEGPFISPNWPGAQNPQHIVPPNLAWMAEWEQRYPGLVRQLTLAPEREGALELITWLRSHDITAALGHTDATYEEVEQAAAAGLNHAVHAFNAMTPLHHRKPGAAGAVLADPRIEAEVIADGIHVHPAAISLLAKLKQNHNLILITDAMSATGLEDGHYTLGDVPVIVQDGVARLEDGVTLAGSTLTMIEGFRFLVQQVGLSIPEASQMASLNPAQSLNIHDRTGSLEVGKQADILLLDADLNLQGVWIKGMRQ, translated from the coding sequence TTGAACTCAGATGAATCGAGTGGCAGCATAACTCAGCTGCTGTATGGACAGGTCGTCGTCGGGAACGACATGATTGAAAAAGGGGTTGTCGTTATTCAGGGGCAATCCATTGTATATGCGGGTTCAGAGGAGGATTTGCCTGCGGATTGGACATCCGTAGACAAGGCAAGTCATACAGATGGTACAGCTGAAGCGGCAAGCATGGTTCGTCTGGAAGGCGGCTATCTGCTGCCGGGCTTTATTGACATTCATGTTCACGGCGGTAACGGCGAGGATTTTATGGACTCCAGCCCAAGAGTACTGGATACGATCACCTCCTTTCACGGCTCGCAAGGAACGACCGCCATGCTGGCTACCACGATGACCGCACCCAAGGAGCAAATTGACCGGGTGCTGGGTGAGGTTCACGCCTATATGGCACAGCCTATGCCCCATGCGCAGTTGGAGGGCGTGCATCTGGAAGGCCCATTCATTAGTCCGAACTGGCCGGGAGCACAAAACCCGCAACACATCGTGCCTCCGAATCTCGCGTGGATGGCAGAATGGGAGCAGCGCTACCCGGGCCTTGTTCGCCAGCTGACGCTTGCACCCGAACGGGAAGGCGCGCTGGAACTGATTACATGGCTGCGCAGCCATGATATTACTGCCGCTCTGGGTCATACGGATGCCACGTATGAAGAGGTGGAGCAGGCAGCGGCGGCGGGCCTGAACCATGCCGTGCATGCGTTCAATGCCATGACTCCGCTGCATCACCGCAAGCCGGGAGCCGCTGGAGCGGTACTTGCTGATCCGCGCATTGAAGCAGAGGTCATCGCGGACGGCATTCACGTGCATCCTGCCGCCATTTCTCTACTCGCCAAGTTAAAGCAGAATCATAATCTCATTTTAATTACCGATGCCATGTCCGCCACCGGGTTGGAAGATGGACACTACACGCTTGGTGATGTGCCAGTAATCGTACAGGATGGTGTGGCACGACTGGAGGATGGAGTCACCTTGGCGGGAAGCACACTGACCATGATTGAAGGCTTTCGTTTTCTGGTTCAACAGGTGGGCTTGAGTATCCCCGAAGCATCACAAATGGCCAGCCTGAATCCGGCTCAATCCCTGAATATTCACGATCGGACAGGATCGCTAGAAGTAGGCAAGCAAGCAGACATCCTGTTGCTGGATGCCGATCTAAATCTGCAGGGCGTATGGATTAAAGGAATGCGCCAATAA
- the nagB gene encoding glucosamine-6-phosphate deaminase — MNIRIFNSREDLNATAAAVIAGLLLTKPQAMLGLATGSTPIGIYQHLADMYRKGQVSFARAFAVNLDEYVGLSQDHPQSYRRFMNEHLFQHIDIPIAHTRVPDGNALDLAAECAAHEQAILDHGHVDLQLLGIGHNGHIGFNEPGRSLTGSTHVVDLEERTRTANARFFGHIDAVPKQAITMGVGTILKAKQIVLVAFGADKADIIKQALTGPVTTECPASLLQCHPNVLILLDQEAGGWFN; from the coding sequence ATGAACATACGCATTTTTAACAGCCGTGAGGACCTGAACGCTACTGCCGCCGCTGTAATCGCCGGCTTGCTGCTAACCAAACCGCAGGCCATGCTTGGTCTAGCTACCGGTAGTACGCCTATTGGTATTTACCAACATCTTGCAGATATGTACCGCAAGGGACAGGTCAGTTTTGCACGAGCCTTTGCTGTCAATCTTGATGAATATGTCGGCCTTTCCCAGGATCACCCGCAGAGCTATCGCAGATTTATGAATGAACACCTGTTCCAGCATATCGACATTCCCATCGCCCATACGCGCGTACCTGATGGGAATGCATTAGATTTGGCAGCAGAATGTGCAGCACACGAGCAAGCCATTCTGGATCATGGGCACGTGGATCTCCAATTGCTCGGCATTGGTCATAATGGTCATATTGGCTTTAACGAACCCGGTCGCAGCTTGACTGGGTCCACACATGTTGTCGATTTGGAAGAAAGAACGCGTACGGCAAATGCCCGATTTTTTGGCCATATAGACGCTGTACCCAAGCAAGCAATTACGATGGGAGTAGGCACGATTTTAAAGGCAAAGCAAATTGTTCTGGTGGCTTTTGGTGCGGATAAGGCTGACATTATAAAGCAGGCTTTAACTGGACCCGTCACGACAGAATGTCCGGCTTCCCTGCTGCAATGCCATCCCAACGTGCTTATATTACTGGATCAGGAAGCAGGAGGTTGGTTTAATTGA